Proteins from one Hypanus sabinus isolate sHypSab1 chromosome X2, sHypSab1.hap1, whole genome shotgun sequence genomic window:
- the LOC132385169 gene encoding apolipoprotein A-IV-like — protein MFPRANLLLLAAAFLTGCRAEINGDQVRDAFWNYISQMTEEAQDSVELIQSSEIGQQLNHLIQDNLQTVNDYAEDLRQKLAPYTDGLHERMTVDIESLRQQIREQLEDLREKLAPFADGVHQKISRNIEEFHQKLTPFAEDLGQQLRKNAEELRQKLTPFTEELQARLEVSTENLREVLTPYAEELQVKIDENMDTLRQNVAAKAEEFRSRFNEDVQELRNSLAPYAKDVQIKMNQQIGEMSQMVEPYAEKLQAKVNEHVDVLNQRLNPYIIELKAKLNENVDQNLGPFIENFNTNVNQRIEEFHQNLAPYTEQLKQIISQNVKEMQERLVLNGANVQQDLQTQLTALWGNFWQNLQN, from the exons ATGTTTCCCAGAGCAAACCTCCTGCTTCTGGCTGCTGCCTTTCTCACAG GCTGTCGGGCTGAGATCAATGGAGATCAGGTTCGAGATGCCTTCTGGAATTACATCAGCCAAATGACTGAAGAAGCCCAGGATAGCGTCGAGCTGATCCAGAGCTCAGAAATCGGCCAGCAACTCAA TCACCTTATTCAGGATAATCTGCAGACGGTCAATGACTATGCTGAGGATCTCCGACAGAAGTTGGCTCCTTACACAGATGGTCTTCATGAGCGGATGACAGTAGACATTGAGAGCCTTCGCCAGCAGATAAGAGAACAACTGGAAGACCTGAGGGAGAAACTTGCTCCCTTTGCGGATGGAGTTCATCAGAAGATCAGCAGGAACATTGAAGAATTTCATCAGAAGTTGACCCCTTTTGCTGAAGACCTGGGCCAACAGCTGCGTAAGAATGCAGAGGAACTTCGGCAGAAGTTGACTCCTTTTACTGAAGAGCTACAGGCCAGACTGGAAGTGAGCACAGAGAACCTCAGGGAAGTCCTGACTCCCTACGCTGAAGAGCTCCAGGTGAAGATTGATGAAAACATGGACACCCTCAGGCAGAACGTGGCTGCCAAAGCTGAAGAATTCCGCTCCAGGTTTAATGAGGATGTCCAGGAGCTTCGCAATAGCTTGGCACCCTATGCCAAGGATGTCCAGATCAAGATGAACCAACAAATTGGAGAAATGTCCCAGATGGTTGAGCCATATGCCGAGAAGCTCCAGGCAAAAGTCAATGAGCACGTGGATGTTCTGAACCAAAGGCTGAACCCTTACATCATCGAACTGAAAGCTAAACTTAACGAGAACGTGGACCAGAACCTGGGCCCATTCATTGAAAATTTCAACACCAACGTTAACCAGAGAATCGAGGAGTTCCATCAGAACCTGGCTCCCTACACTGAGCAGCTGAAACAAATCATCAGTCAGAATGTGAAGGAGATGCAGGAGAGACTCGTCCTGAATGGAGCCAATGTTCAGCAGGATCTTCAGACCCAGCTCACCGCTCTATGGGGCAACTTCTGGCAGAATCTGCAGAACTAA
- the LOC132385291 gene encoding apolipoprotein A-IV-like: MFPRANLLLLAAAFLTGCRAEINGDQVRDAFWNYISQMTEEAQDSVELIQSSEIGQQLNHLIQDNLQTVNDYAEDLRQKLAPYTDGLHERMTVDIESLRQQIREQLEDLREKLAPFADGVHQKISRNIEEFHQKLTPFAEDLGQQLRKNAEELRQKLTPFTEELQARLEVSTENLREVLTPYAEELQVKIDENMDTLRQNVAAKAEEFRSRFNENVQELRNSLAPYAKDVQIKMNQQIGEMSQMVEPYAEKLQAKVNEHVDVLNQRLNPYIVELKAKLNENVDQNLGPFIENFNTNVNQRIEEFHQNLAPYTEQLKQIISQNVKEMQERLVLNGANVQQDLQTQLTALWGNFWQHLQN, from the exons ATGTTTCCCAGAGCAAACCTCCTGCTTCTGGCTGCTGCCTTTCTCACAG GCTGTCGGGCTGAGATCAATGGAGATCAGGTTCGAGATGCCTTCTGGAATTACATCAGCCAAATGACTGAAGAAGCCCAGGATAGCGTCGAGCTGATCCAGAGCTCAGAAATCGGCCAGCAACTCAA TCACCTTATTCAGGATAATCTGCAGACGGTCAATGACTATGCTGAGGATCTCCGACAGAAGTTGGCTCCTTACACAGATGGTCTTCATGAGCGGATGACAGTAGACATTGAGAGCCTTCGCCAGCAGATAAGAGAACAACTGGAAGACCTGAGGGAGAAACTTGCTCCCTTTGCGGATGGAGTTCATCAGAAGATCAGCAGGAACATTGAAGAATTTCATCAGAAGTTGACCCCTTTTGCTGAAGACCTGGGCCAACAGCTGCGTAAGAATGCAGAGGAACTTCGGCAGAAGTTGACTCCTTTTACTGAAGAGCTACAGGCCAGACTGGAAGTGAGCACAGAGAACCTCAGGGAAGTCCTGACTCCCTACGCTGAAGAGCTCCAGGTGAAGATTGATGAAAACATGGACACCCTCAGGCAGAACGTGGCTGCCAAAGCTGAAGAATTCCGCTCCAGGTTTAATGAGAATGTCCAGGAGCTTCGCAATAGCTTGGCACCCTATGCCAAGGATGTCCAGATCAAGATGAACCAACAAATTGGAGAAATGTCCCAGATGGTTGAGCCATATGCCGAGAAGCTCCAGGCAAAAGTCAATGAGCACGTGGATGTTCTGAACCAAAGGCTGAACCCTTACATCGTCGAACTGAAAGCTAAACTTAACGAGAACGTGGACCAGAACCTGGGCCCATTCATTGAAAATTTCAACACCAACGTTAACCAGAGAATCGAGGAGTTCCATCAGAACCTGGCTCCCTACACTGAGCAGCTGAAACAAATCATCAGTCAGAATGTGAAGGAGATGCAGGAGAGACTCGTCCTGAATGGAGCCAATGTTCAGCAGGATCTTCAGACCCAGCTCACCGCTCTATGGGGCAACTtctggcagcatctgcagaactaa